In Arachis hypogaea cultivar Tifrunner chromosome 17, arahy.Tifrunner.gnm2.J5K5, whole genome shotgun sequence, a single window of DNA contains:
- the LOC112763522 gene encoding probable ribonuclease P/MRP protein subunit POP5, giving the protein MVGFKNRFMVMEVFLNPNRENLGGTPLIITQFNVTKAIKDSILVNFGVCGLATAMASFDVKYVNPITNLCIIRAATEDYEKVWSAITMVKNIAHVPVIFNLLDITGSKRSCQSLALKCEESKFEQYKLTVGDQLKPDEPKRMSSFLDRIKASKF; this is encoded by the exons ATGGTGGGATTCAAGAACCGATTTATGGTGATGGAGGTTTTTCTAAACCCTAATAGAGAAAATTTAGGGGGCACCCCTCTGATAATTACACAGTTTAATGTCACAAAAGCTATAAAAGACAGCATCCTTGTAAATTTTGGGGTGTGTGGTTTGGCTACAGCAATGGCATCATTTGATG TCAAGTATGTAAATCCAATCACTAATTTGTGTATAATTAGAGCTGCAACGGAGGACTATGAAAAAGTATGGTCTGCCATTACAATGGTTAAAAATATTGCACATGTGCCTGTCATATTTAACTTGCTGGATATAACTG GAAGTAAAAGGTCATGCCAATCTCTGGCCTTGAAATGTGAGGAATCAAAGTTTGAGCAATACAAACTAACGGTTGGTGATCAACTCAAACCTGATGAACCTAAACGTATGTCAAGCTTTCTTGATCGGATCAAAGCATCAAAGTTTTAG
- the LOC114925635 gene encoding uncharacterized protein has product MKSFWNNLGYQGVGIVEANGHSGGIWVLCSNSNISVRVLDVVDQCISFEITMGNTSSYCSAVYANPHIHRRKELWGDLTRIANMIHGPWIVLGDFNDVLLQSEVRGGQFRLARAEQFAETLEDCGLFDMGAIGRRFTWYRKVKGGVQVAMKLDRAVINQDWRLMFPEAYTEVLARLHSDHCPLFTRCKMAKRATKGHRPFRFQAAWMTHPLFRNVVDTAWNRGAPDVVKCLLEVQKDATSFNKKVFGNIFVKKRELERLLNDVQITLESREDQQLRVKEQFLHQELNAVLLQEELLWYQKSREQWVRCGDRNTKFFHLQTVIRRKRNKIHGLYLEDGSWATETTTLEMAANSFFQKLFSTREDIDLDAMGPFPCPSLSTEACQKLVEPVTSEEVERAVMTMSSFKAPGPDGFQAIFYKEFWDSLSNDVCRLVKRAFEGEPLNAAIFNTLIVLIPKVEVPFSLREFRPISLCNVIYKIVTKVLVNRFRPFLSEIIGPLQGGFIPGRGTTENIIIAQEIMHFMRNTKSRKGTMAFKIDLEKAYDRVDWRFLEATLVRFGFPKATINLILNCVTSSSLAVLWNGNRLQNFNPKRGLR; this is encoded by the exons ATGAAATCTTTTTGGAATAATCTAGGTTACCAGGGTGTTGGTATTGTTGAGGCTAATGGTCATAGTGGGGGTATCTGGGTTCTATGTTCTAATTCAAATATTTCTGTGAGAGTATTGGATGTAGTTGATCAATGTATCAGTTTTGAAATCACTATGGGCAATACATCTAGTTACTGCAGTGCGGTGTATGCTAATCCGCATATACATCGGCGTAAAGAACTGTGGGGTGACTTGACAAGGATTGCTAATATGATCCACGGACCTTGGATTGTGTTAGGGGACTTTAATGATGTTTTGTTGCAGAGTGAAGTTAGAGGGGGGCAATTTAGACTTGCCAGAGCAGAACAATTTGCGGAAACATTGGAGGATTGTGGGCTGTTTGATATGGGGGCTATTGGGAGAAGATTCACTTGGTACAGGAAGGTGAAAGGTGGGGTGCAGGTGGCCATGAAGCTTGATAGAGCAGTCATCAACCAGGACTGGCGACTAATGTTTCCGGAGGCTTATACTGAGGTGCTGGCGCGCCTTCACTCTGATCATTGCCCATTATTCACTAGGTGCAAGATGGCAAAGAGGGCTACCAAAGGCCATCGTCCGTTCAGATTCCAGGCTGCGTGGATGACTCATCCTCTTTTTAGGAATGTTGTTGATACAGCTTGGAATAGAGGAGCTCCGGATGTAGTCAAATGTTTGTTGGAGGTTCAAAAAGATGCAACTAGCttcaataaaaaggtttttggcaatatttttgttaagaaaagggAGTTGGAGAGGCTTTTGAATGACGTTCAGATTACTCTGGAAAGTCGGGAGGATCAACAGCTTAGGGTCAAAGAGCAATTTTTGCATCAGGAACTGAATGCTGTCCTTCTTCAAGAAGAGTTGTTGTGGTATCAAAAATCTAGAGAACAATGGGTGAGATGTGGagacagaaatacaaaattttttcatctGCAGACAGTTATCAGGAgaaagaggaacaaaattcatgggTTATATTTGGAGGATGGGTCTTGGGCCACGGAGACTACGACTCTAGAAATGGCGGcaaattctttctttcaaaagcTCTTTTCTACAAGGGAGGATATTGACCTGGACgccatggggccttttccttgCCCGTCTCTTAGTACTGAGGCTTGTCAAAAGTTAGTGGAACCGGTGACGTCTGAAGAGGTTGAAAGAGCTGTGATGACCATGAGTTCATTTAAAGCCCCAGGGCCAGATGGATTTCAAGCAATTTTCTACAAAGAGTTCTGGGACTCTCTTAGCAACGATGTGTGTAGACTGGTCAAGCGAGCCTTTGAGGGTGAGCCACTGAATGCAGCTATTTTCAATACTCTCATTGTTCTAATTCCTAAAGTAGAAGTTCCCTTTTCCTTACGGGAGTTTCGGCCTATTAGCttatgtaatgtaatttataaaattgtcacaAAGGTTCTAGTTAACAGGTTCAGACCTTTCCTGTCGGAGATCATTGGTCCTTTGCAAGGAGGGTTCATTCCAGGAAGAGGAACCACAGAGAATATTATCATTGCTCAAGAGATTATGCACTTCATGAGGAACACCAAGTCTCGAAAAGGGACCATGGCAttcaagattgatttggaaaaagcttatGACAGGGTAGACTGGCGTTTTCTAGAAGCTACTTTGGTCCGGTTTGGGTTTCCAAAGGCTACCATTAATCTTATATTGAATTGTGTGACTTCTTCTTCGTTGGCAGTTTTGTGGAATGGGAACAGGCTCCAAAATTTCAATCCGAAGAGAGGGTtgag atga
- the LOC140180568 gene encoding uncharacterized protein gives MGHNPSDSSWQIKTLVDNHTCARKRKNRAAILEWTVNKLYPKLRKHPKMKHMEASRKIVEGDEIAQYGLISDYAHELLTANPGSIVQGLIPAVKELVPAVPHRFCVWHLWRNFSKQWGSIELKDLVWECARSRTPVEFERNMNRVKRINEKAWEYLAKWPKEAWTKAHFSEGPKVDNICNNACESFNAKTKHDRGKLILSLAEEVRRMVMKSMSNNRLKLLSYQGKLPPVQQSRLESLIKLSRNWAPYWSGDAKEEVYEVQGWPTNMVVDLGKHTCSCRFWQLTGMPCMHAISAIQEKKDKRPKEYCHEWLSMDAYRRTYQFNVNPVKGQDLWEKTGSPAPIPPPIKPKPGRPTTNRRKDKDERPTGTKTKMKRKYAPIRCMYCREVGHNKRTCRKKKQDDAQEKARMMQLQKRKITLSPYRHHLQ, from the exons ATGGG ACACAATCCTAGTGATAGTTCCTGGCAGATAAAAACACTAGTTGACAATCACACTTGCGCAAGAAAGCGAAAAAACAGAGCTGCTATATTGGAATGGACTGTGAACAAGTTATACCCAAAACTTAGGAAGCACCCTAAGATGAAGCATATGGAG GCATCTAGGAAGATAGTTGAAGGGGATGAGATTGCTCAATACGGGTTGATATCGGATTATGCACATGAATTGCTCACTGCCAACCCAGGTTCCATAGTTCAG GGGTTAATACCAGCAGTCAAAGAACTCGTCCCAGCAGTTCCACACAGATTTTGTGTGTGGCATTTGTGGAGGAACTTCTCTAAACAGTGGGGCAGCATCGAACTTAAGGACTTGGTCTGGGAGTGTGCAAGATCGAGGACCCCGGTTGAGTTCGAGAGGAATATGAATAGAGTCAAAAGGATTAATGAAAAAGCTTGGGAATACTTAGCCAAGTGGCCGAAGGAAGCTTGGACCAAAGCCCATTTCAGTGAAGGGCCAAAGGTCGACAACATTTGCAACAACGCTTGTGAATCCTTCAATGCAAAGACAAAGCATGACAGAGGTAAGCTTATTCTGAGTCTGGCAGAGGAGGTACGAAGAATGGTTATGAAAAGCATGTCTAATAATAGACTGAAACTTTTGAGTTATCAAGGAAAACTTCCTCCAGTTCAGCAAAGTAGGCTAGAATCTCTTATTAAGTTATCCAGAAACTGGGCTCCCTACTGGTCGGGTGATGCTAAAGAGGAAGTCTACGAAGTTCAAGGATGGCCTACTAATATGGTGGTAGATTTGGGGAAGCATACTTGCTCCTGCAGGTTTTGGCAGTTGACAG GAATGCCTTGTATGCACGCAATATCAGCCATTCAAGAAAAAAAGGATAAGAGGCCTAAGGAGTATTGCCACGAATGGTTGAGCATGGATGCTTACAGAAGAACATACCAATTCAATGTTAATCCTGTCAAGGGACAAGATCTATGGGAGAAAACTGGTTCTCCTGCACCTATTCCACCTCCTATCAAACCTAAACCAGGCAGACCAACAACAAATAGAAGGAAGGACAAGGATGAAAGACCCACTGGCACGAAGACAAAAATGAAAAGGAAGTATGCTCCAATTCGGTGCATGTACTGTAGAGAGGTGGGCCACAACAAGAGAACTTGCAGGAAGAAAAAGCAAGACGATGCTCAGGAGAAAGCAAGGATGATGCAACTGCAGAAAAGGAAGATCACACTCAGCCCATACAGACACCACCTGCAGTAG